The DNA segment TCGGTCACGTCCCCGCGGCGCAGCCCCTTCTCCTTGAAGCGTCGGTGGTGCCGGATGCGGGAGTCGTCCCGGTGTCGGACAAGAAATCCCTCGCCGCATATGTCAAAGCCGCAAGGAATGGACGACTTTGGGAACGTGAACCTTCACTGAGAAGCATCGGGTAACCTTGAACCCTGCCACCCACCAATGGTTCGACGGTCCTCCGGCACTCAACCGGAGGTTCGTCATCTATCTTCCCAGCCGGAAAGAAGACGGAGCTGAAATTCCCCGGCTCCAACAGCTGGCGTCCGGCATCGCAGGCATGTTGAGCGAACGCTTCGGAGGAGCGACGACGTACCCAGCTACAGGTCACTTCGGTTCACAACGCGAAGACATCCTGGTGATTGAATGCTTTTGCGGAGAGAAGGCTTGGCAGGCTTCCTCCTCCTATTTGTTCTCCTTGGTCAAAGCACTGGGGGCCTACTGCGACCAGGAAATGATCGCCTGTTCCCTTGATGGCACGATGTTGCTTGTATCCCCGCACGCTGGGGACAGGAAGTCAGCCCCACCAGATAGATCGATTGTGGAAAGTTTGATGGTTCACGGGCACTGAGGCTTGGCCTGGGGACCGGAGATGGATTGCCTCCCACGCATTGCTGGTTTAGTATAACACACTATGGCAGAACATCCTAAGAGGCCCCCTTACTCGGACAGCCAGATTCCGGCACTGGAAAAGGAAGTTGCGCGGTTGAGGAAGAAGCTGCTGCGGGAATATCCGGATGCGACCCCTGAACAGTTGGAAGTCGCCATTGGTAATGCGCTGAAGGTCGCCAACCCGAGGGACAAGGAGCGGGTCGAGGAAATTACACGCCACCATCTGGGCTATCTTCCTTGATTGCCAGCAACGGAGACACGGAAACTTTTGAGCGGCATCAAGGAATGCTCGGAAGGCCGCACGTTCGGGCTGGCAGCATGTCAAGCGGCCCGGCTGGAACCTGCAACCTAAAGCAGGTTCATCCGTGACGGACACATGCCTATTGAAAAGAACCGAAGGGCCGACCCGCTCACCCACGGTTTGTCGCAGAAGTAATGTGATTGGAGCGAGTGAGCCTCATTTCTCTGCCGGGAGGCCCTTTCCCGTCAGCGCCTTGCGCGACGCCATCCGAGCCACGCCTCCGATCGCACCAGCGAGCGCGGTCCATACAATCGCCTGGGACCACGAGACACTCCTTGTCGCGGGGTTGCGCGGAGGATCCTCTCCTGTGTAGGCAAGATAACCCCGGCCGACCGCTTTACGCGCGAGAAGGTCCGCGAGTGCTGGCACGGCAAGGGCGATTCCCGCGAGAACGAGATGCTTCGGCGTAAGGGACTTCATGCTAAGCACAAGCATAGCACATTCTGAGTTTTCCGCAGCAGAACGCCATCGTTGAAAGCGGAAAATTCATGGTACACGTCTGCGGCATGAATCCCGATTCCCCAAGAACTCCGTTCAAGGGCAATCGAGACGACGATGGCACAATTTGACTTCGCCAAGGGGATCGCGGCGGGATGGAACATCAACACTCACCCTCACCACGAAGGAGGCGTTCCAGCACCCGGCGAAATGAAGCGGATCGCCCGCGAACTGTTCGAAAGAGCGTGGAACGATGAAGATGCCCGGAACTGCGAATACTGTCATGGAGGCCTTCGTGCTGCCCGGACCGAGGGCTGCCTCTCCCTCCAGTTTATCTGCAAGCGCTCCGCGCAGCACCCGTGGACGTGTTCAGGCCATTTGCGGCAGGATGGCCGGTTCTACGGCGGGCTTCCAGTTCCAAGGCAGGAGAAGATCGATCTCCGAACTCTTCATTGCAGACAGCCGTTCCAGCACATCCCGAACGTGAGAGTATGGTTTGTGACCGTGCCGCTTCGCGCTTTCGATCAGCGTATAGATGATCGCGATGGTTCGGCCGGTGCCCTCGCCTCTCACGTAAAGCCAGTATTTCTTACCCACCGCCGTCGGAGGTCGCGTTCTCCGTGAGGTTGGTGTCGTTTTCGACCTCCTCATGGGTGAGGAAGGTTAGCGTCTCCAGCGCATTCTCCTCAGCACCGCTGTTACGTGGTGGGACGGCTCCCGGGTTTCACGGGCCATGAGATTCCCGATCTCATGCAGATTCTGATGCGCCCAGCACGGGCAGGGAGGCGCTCCGCAACAATTTTGTATCGATACTTCGCGTGCAACTCGAAACAAAGGTAGCAGCAAAGCGCGTTAAATCCCTGAAAACCAGCAATTAACTTTCAATTTCTTTCGTGATCTCCCAAAGGCGAACCCCTGCCCGTGCGGCTACTACGGTGACATCAAGCGCGAGTGCCGCTGCTCGCCGCGCCAGATCGAGAACTACCGCCAGCGCATCTCCGGCCCGTTGCTCGACCGCATCGACCTCCATGTCGAAGTCCCGCTCGTCGATTTCAAGGAACTCTCCTCACAGGCACCCGGCGGCGAGAAATCCTCCGTCATCCGTGAGCGCGTCGTCGCCGCGCGGGACATCCAGCTCGGGAGGTTCGGCAAATCCGGCATCACCAGCAACGCCGCCATGACCCCGCGCCTCGTCCGCCAGCACTGCAAGCTGGACGCCGAAAGCAACGGCTACCTGGAGCACGCCATGGAGCAGATGAGCTTCTCCGCCCGCGCGCATGACCGCATCCTCAAGGTCGCCCGCACCCTGGCCGACCTCGGCGGTGCGGAAAACATCCGCGCACAGGACGTGCTGGAGGCGATCCAATACCGGGCGCTGGACCGGAAGTTGTTCAGTTGATTGCGACGGCATCCCCCCCCCGATCCGCGGGGCGCTTCCTCTTTCCCGCACGCTTCCTCCTCGCCGCCGCGCTCAACCCGTGTCCTTGTGGGCTCGCACCACGCAGACCATCAGAACAAACATCACTCATGAATATTTCGCTCAACGATCAATGAGATAGCCTGGTATCCGATGATTTCCGTCGTCTCCTCTCAATCCATCCACCCGCCGCTCTGCGGAGCTTTCTGAGACCGATGCCATCCTGTTTGGTCTCCATAATGAGGCCATGCCCCAATCCCTTCGCAAGCCACACCCGTTCGTCGCCTACTCGCCTCAGGAAACCGAACAACGAAATTTCGGTATCCTGTGGCGTTAGCGGCGGTCCATGATACGATGGAGGATGATTTTCAGGGTGAGTGCGGATTTAAACTACGATCTCAGGAAACCCGCCACTCTCCTGTTTGCCATCAAGGCCGGCAGTACCCGCAGGCAACGGATTTTAAATGAATTTTTTTATGTCGATCCGCCGACGGAGGCCGACCACTTCGACTCCTCCTGCGGGATGAACCGCTTCACCAGAATATGCCCGCAGGTAGGTCCATTGCATGTCCGATATCAGGCGGACGTGGAAACGAAATACCAATCGACCGACCCTTCCTCTATCCATGACAGCACATTGAAAAGCATCCCGCCGGATGCGATGCCCTTTCTGTTCCCGAGCCGATATTGCCAATCCGACCGATTCCGCAGCCACGCATGGGATCTCTTCGGCCATCTTCCCTCACAGTATGCGATCGCCCAAAAAGTGAGCGACTGGATTTACCATCATGTCGATTATCAGCCCGGAACAACGACCGAACAATCTTCCGCGATCGATACGTTCGAACAGCGGACCGGTGTCTGCCGGGACTTCGCCCATCTTGGCATTGCGTTGTGCAGGGCGATGAGTCTGCCCGCCCGCTATGTTTCCTGTTATTCGCATCTTCTCCAGCCGAGCGATTTTCACGCGATCTTTGAAGTGCTCATCAGTGGCACGTGGTATGCTTTTGATCCAACCCGTCTCGCACCACTCAGGGGGATAGTCCGGATTGCCACCGGAAGGGACGGCGCGGACACTTCCATTTGCACCATGTTCGGCAATCCGTTGCTGGTGGGCATTGAAGTCATCTGCAACGCCAGGGACAACGACTTTGTCGAAACTCCGGATGAATTTGATCGTGATGCCAGGAAGGCTGTCTCTTTGCTTTGAGATCGTTAGATGGTCACACCGTATGCCTGAGAATCGGGCGGGGTTCAGTCATGAAGCGACGGTGGCCTGCCTGTTCGGGGCAGGTAGGGAAGTCCAGCACTGTAGAAATAAAAGTTTGCTTCGTTTCCAGAGAGGCTTACATTTTCACTGGTCGCAAGCTTTCTGCTCGATCTGCTTGTCCGGTGCTATAACGCAGTATTCCCGCCAAGGTTTTTGAATACACGCGTTATCAGAATACAAAAAAATGGACATCTACGTGGGCAATCTGCCCTACACCGCTACCGAGGCTGACATTCGTGAACTATTTTCTGAATTCGGCGAGATCCAAACGGCCAAAATTATCACCGATCGTGAAACCGGGGGGTCGAAGGGCTTCGGTTTTGTAACTCTTGCGGACCAATCCCGTGTCAGTGATGCCGTCCAGGCGCTCAATGGGCATAACTTTCATGGTCGGCCACTGAAGGTGAATCCTTCGGAGCCTAGGCCAACTTCGTCCGGCGGCGGCTATGTTAGCCGCCAAAGTGGTGGTGGCGGCGGCTACGGCGGTGGCCGCGACAAGAGGAACACGGGCTATTGATATGGCTTGGTTGGCCTGCCTCCCTCCGGGGGAGGTGGCTGTTTTTCCCACCGGTCCTCAGGAGAGGACGATTGTTGATGGTCAATGCCAGTTGCTTCCGAACAGTTCGGATGAGCTGGACAGCTCCTCAGGTAGCGACCTTATGCCAACCTACATCTACGAAACCGTTTCTGAGGTCTGTGGCGAGATTCCAGTCCGTTTCGAAATCCAACAACGGATGGATGACCCGAAACTAACTCACCACCCGGATACCGGTGTGCCTGTGAGACGGTTGATCTCCGCAGGGTTTGTCACGCGGCGCAGCGCCCCCGCTCCATCGGTCGGCACTGTGACTGATGCCTCCTGGCATCACAAAGATTAACTGCGATCTGCCCGGAACAACACTCCATCCCAAACTTCCTCCAGGGATCAGGTCAAGATGGTTCCCAAACTACTTATGCTCACTGAATCTAATCCGCGACACTCCTGTCCGGCACCACCGGTGGATTGGAAAAAACTTGTTTCAAAGTACAGGCGACCTTCCAACCAGAAGGCTGTCATCCAGATCATCAATACAATTGGTGCTTACCTGGTGAGCTGGGTGATGATGTATTTTGCTCTTCGGATTTCATGGTGGTTGGTCGTTCCATTTATTCTTCTGGCAGGATCTTTGCTCGTCCGGACTTTCATCATTTTCCACGATTGCTGTCACGGATCATTCTTGGAATCGCGGAGAGCCAACCACGTTCTGGGATTCCTCAGCGGAGTCCTGACGTTCACGCCCTACTATCATTGGCGTTGGGAACATACCCTGCACCATGCTTCATCCGGGGATTTAGACCGCCGCGGTGTGGGTGACATCTGGACGATGACCTTGGCAGAATACGTTGGTTCCGGCAAACGAACACGCTTCCTTTACCGGATTTCCCGGAACCCTTTCGTTATGTTCGCGGTCGCGCCCGTATTCTTACTGTTCATTTACCAAAGGTTCTCCGGCAGAAATGCCAAGGCACGTGAGCGGTGTTCCGTATGGCTGATGAATCTGGCGATTTCCTTCATATACGCGGTGGCTGCCTGGTTCTTCGGACCGAGGGAATTTTTCATCATTCTCACAAGCGTTGCCATGATTGCAGGCGGTGTGGGGGTATGGTTGTTTTACGTCCAGCATCAGTTCGAGGATGTCATCTGGGAACGCAAAAAAGGATGGGAGTTCGCGGCCGCCGCGATGCAGGGCAGCTCCTACTACAAGCTTCCCGGGATACTCCAGTGGATCAGCGGAAACATCGGATTCCATCACATCCATCATTTGTGCCCGCAGATCCCGAACTACAATCTCCAGGCGTGCCATGAGTCGGATGCCTTTTTCTCGTCGGTGCCACCTGTGACCCTGAGGGAGAGCTGGAAGACCACTCGTCTGAAGCTCTGGGACGAAAAGAATCGTCGGTTGGTGGGATTTTCCGCCGTCGGTCGGGCCGCCGCTTGGCCGGTCCAGAAATAATCGTCCGGGTGCCGCCATGGTCGGGCTGGAGACAGCGGATGAGCTTCCCATCGATCTGGAGATGGTCGATCTGCTGATGTCATCCCGGATCTCTCTGCACATGCGGCCTCGCCGACCTCGGCGGTTCGGAAAACATCCGCCCGCAGGACGTGCTGGAGGCGATTCAATACCGGGCGCTGGACCGGAAATTGTTCAGTTGATCCGTCCGGTCTGTATCCATCGACATGAGCTCGCGGCGTCCCCTCCCTTGACCCGGTGGTGGCCGGACGCTATTGAAGGGGAATGAAAGCGCGGCTCCCCCACCTTGCACGCATCAGCGTATCCGTCATTCCCCTGCTGGGAGCCATGGCCCATGGGGCGGTGCTGGCCGAATACACGTTCGACAACAACCTCGATCCCACCGCCGGCGGTCCGGCGAACGTGACGCCAACGACGATGACAACGACCGGTTTCAACGTGGCCTATACGTTGACCGACCCACCGGGGGGAACCGGCAATCCGGCTGCCGCGGTGACCATGGATCAAACCGCATCATCATTTGGCTCGGATTACTACCAGTTCATGCTCACCCCGGGCAGCGGATATACGCTGGATCTGACGAGCCTCACTTTCTTGTTCAATGTCAACGGCAGCCAGGCGGCCAGATTCGAGCTGCGCTATGATGATTTGTCGGACGCCTCAGGTTTCGTGGTTGTCGGCATGACGGACGCAGCGCTCGATACAAGCGCTTTGACCGCGAATTTCGATCTGAGCGGAGCGCAGTTCTCCAATCTCACCCAGGGCATCGCCTTCCAGATCCATGTCCGGGACGCAACCAACAGCTCCGGAAACAGTGCACGAATCGACAACGTGATGGTGAACGGGGATGTGTTGGCGGTTCCGGAGCCATCGGTCGCGCTGCTTGCGGTGGCGGGAGGGATGGGCTTCGCGCTGCGGCGGAGGCGAGGGTGAATGACCGTCACCCTTCGGGCGGTGTTTCCAAACTCCCTGGACTCCACTGCCGGGATCTCTTGCTCACTCCACCGCCGGAGCACGGGAGACATCCGCACTCTCGCGGGAAATCACAACTGTGATCTGAGCAGGGATGCACTCAGGTCCGCGGCCTTCTGGAATACCGTCCGGTTCTCCCAGTCACTCAACGTGTATTCGGTCGAGCGCGATACGTCATCGTCGAACGCCTTGCCGGCGGACGCGGCGAAGCTCCCGTCGATGATGCTCAGGTTCGCCTCATCATTGAGACGGAAGGAACGGTTGTCAAAATTGGCGGAGCCGACGGACGTCCAGAGCCCGTCAATGATCATGCACTTGCAGTGATACATGGAGGGCTGGAAACGGTACACCCTGACTCCACTTTCCAAAAGCCTGCCCAGACGGTTGCGGGTGGCATGTTTCACGAAGAGCGAATCGATTTCATCTCCCGGCACGAGAATCTCCACGTCCACTCCGCGACGCGCGGCATCGATGAGGGTCTCCGTGGTCAGATCATCCGGAACGAAATACGCGTTCCCGATCTTGATGCTCCGTTGCGCCGAGTTGATGGACAGGAGGAACATGAGCCTGGCACTCTCGCTCCCCTCCATCGGCGAGCTTTTGAACATCTGGCATCGGTGGTTTCCCACCTTCTTGAGTTCCGGAAAATAATCATCGCCATGAAGCACGACGGCACGGGTTTTCATCCAGTTGTCCAGAAAGGCCGCCTGCATCTGGGCAACGACAGGACCTTCAACCCGGTAGTGTGAATCGCGCCATTCGTCCGCATTCCTCGCGTCGCCGGTCCACTCGTCGGCAATGCCGACACCACCGGTGAATCCAACGGTCCCGTCGATTACCAACAACTTCCTGTGCGTGCGATGATTTGCCCGCGCGATGTTCGCGATGTGATAGATCTCCAGCTCAACCCCGGCGTCCCTCATTCTCCGCAGGGATTCCGCGTTGATGCAGTTGCATCCGACCCCGTCGATCAGGACATGCACTTGGACACCCTCCGCCGCTTTCCTTGCCAGCGCGGAGGCGAACCGGTTCGCGATTTCCCCATCCCAGTAGATGAACGTTTCAAAGGTGATCGTCCGCTTCGCCCCCTCGATGGCGGCCAGCATGGCGGGAAAGATCTCGTCACCATTGTGAAGCGGCTCGACGTGGTTTCCGTGCAGGATCGGCGGCCCGAGCAGTTGGCTCATCGCCCTCTCGAACTGGGGGTCATCCACTCCATAGAAGTGTTTGATTTTCCTTTTGATCTTCTTCTCCCCTGAAATGAAATTCCGCCCGAAAATGGTCAGAGCCGCGGTGATGACGGCAGTCGAGGCGACGAGCAGCAGATCGGAGGAGCGGAGCTTCATATCGTGGGGATCTGGAAAGAGAAGCCATCACGGCCACAAATCAAGGCCATCGGGAAAACTTCCTCCATCGCCCTGATGGTCGCTTCGCGGCGGCCCATCCGGGATACAAAATGGTGCTCCACGGCTTCCAGCACCACGATGGCGTCATCGGCCACGATGCGAGGGAGGGTAAGGGTATCCGGCGGGAGTCCGAACCGTCCTGCAAGGCTCTCAGCTCCCCGCCTGGAGCACCCGCTGTCCGGATCCGCAGGAGTAATCTACTTTTAACGTCCCCTGAAAGAGAACCCGTCTTTATGTATTCATACTATTGATCCTCGCATAATAAAGTGACTTCAGCAGCTTCCTGGTTGCCGCATGGAAGGATGCGGCGCCCGGGCATCCTGCCCGGTGCCTGTATCCTTCGCATGGCAAGGGCCTGCGGGCAGGATGCCCGCGCCACTTCCTTGTCACTTCATTTTGCGAGGATCAATATATAGACATCGGAAAAAACGCCACTGGTAAGTTTTTCATTTTATTATCAGTGACTTCGAAACCATCCTCTAGCCGGACCACAATCCATCGCGAGCTTTAGCTTCCCAATCGAGTAGGCTTCACGCTCAGGAAGGTGAAGAGAACGGCCGATGCTCCATCGAACCACATGCCGCAAATCGTTCCAGGAAATATCGGTCAAATTATTAGCGAATTGATGATAAATGGTCTATTTACAAAGAGATGCGCTTGAGATAAGATTTCTCATCAAGGATATTCCGGGTGAACTATTCGGGAGAATTCCGGGCACCTTATCTCCCCTCATCTCATGCCATCACCATATCAAATCCTATATTCAGGACACATCATTAAAATCAGTCATCTTCTGGCTGTCATCATCTCCATGATCATTCCGCTTGCTCGGGCGCAGCCCGCGTTGAGGATCATTCCGGCTGCGGACGGGAAAACACACCGCATCGAAGCGGATGCTCCAGCAAGCCAGCAGAGTCGGTTCCTCATGAGTGAAGACATGAAGCTTTGGAAGCCTTTCCACACGCCTTTCGTCGGGAAAGGCAATGTCACGGTTCCCACGGACCTAAGTGCTGCCAGCGGAGCCCCGAAGCGTCTATTTTTCATGACCGCACCGGCGGACCCAATTGCCGAGTATGGTTATCAAGAATATTATTCATCTGCTGCGAATGCGCCAAATACGGTGGACTATTCCTACACTACCGGTGAGAGCCGGATCTCCCTTGTAAGATCCAAAAACGGCAACTTCGGAACGACCACCATTTTTGAGGGAAGTGTCTCTTTCGCGATTATCGAAAATCCTGAATCTACATCGATCATTATTTGTGAGATCGGACCCGATACACAGGGTGGAGCTGAGCTTTCCAACTACGCGCTTCGAATCAGCTTGGACGGTGACTTCACCACCACCGAGTTCATGGAGCGATCCACCAATGGAACATTCTCGTCGATCCTTCCTTTGTCCCGGGTACCGACTTCCATTTTGCTCGCCCGGCATCCTGCGAGAAAGTTGAACACCAGATCCACCAACGATGATGAAAATTTCGACTTGGACAAATTTGCGGAAGAGGCTTGTGAGAAATTCCAGACCGGCATTTTCATTCCCTTCATAGATTGGTTGAAAAACGCGAAAAAGGATGCCACAGACGCCATCCAGAAAAAGAAGACCCGGCTCGAGAAGCAGAAGGAAGATGCCCTTTTGGCCGCTTCCGAAAAATGGGAGAGATTCTCTGAGGATTGGGAAGAGGCAAAAAGCGAGTGGGTCACATCCCGCGAAAGTCCTCCGCAGGGGCTTATACACGAGATGCCTAGGGAGATGAGCAAGGGGGCGGCTGCCACCTATTCCCTCATCAACAGCGGCAACGCTCCTTATGTGGACGCGATGCAGGTTCCAAACGGCCGCGCCACCATTGATCTGGTGACTGCAAATCCTGTCGGAGGCACTGCTCCGGAAACTCCCACGAAGCTGCCTTTGAAAATCCTCAAACTCGAGGGCGACAAACAAGGCGTCGAGTGCGAGAACAGCTTTCTCCCCAAAAATCTCAAGATCAAGGTGGTAGACCAGAATCTAAAACCTATTCATTTCGTTCTCACTCAGTGGGAATCAAAGGCCG comes from the Luteolibacter sp. SL250 genome and includes:
- a CDS encoding RNA-binding protein, whose amino-acid sequence is MDIYVGNLPYTATEADIRELFSEFGEIQTAKIITDRETGGSKGFGFVTLADQSRVSDAVQALNGHNFHGRPLKVNPSEPRPTSSGGGYVSRQSGGGGGYGGGRDKRNTGY
- a CDS encoding phospholipase D-like domain-containing protein; amino-acid sequence: MKLRSSDLLLVASTAVITAALTIFGRNFISGEKKIKRKIKHFYGVDDPQFERAMSQLLGPPILHGNHVEPLHNGDEIFPAMLAAIEGAKRTITFETFIYWDGEIANRFASALARKAAEGVQVHVLIDGVGCNCINAESLRRMRDAGVELEIYHIANIARANHRTHRKLLVIDGTVGFTGGVGIADEWTGDARNADEWRDSHYRVEGPVVAQMQAAFLDNWMKTRAVVLHGDDYFPELKKVGNHRCQMFKSSPMEGSESARLMFLLSINSAQRSIKIGNAYFVPDDLTTETLIDAARRGVDVEILVPGDEIDSLFVKHATRNRLGRLLESGVRVYRFQPSMYHCKCMIIDGLWTSVGSANFDNRSFRLNDEANLSIIDGSFAASAGKAFDDDVSRSTEYTLSDWENRTVFQKAADLSASLLRSQL
- a CDS encoding transposase domain-containing protein, whose translation is MGKKYWLYVRGEGTGRTIAIIYTLIESAKRHGHKPYSHVRDVLERLSAMKSSEIDLLLPWNWKPAVEPAILPQMA
- the mprA gene encoding MprA protease, GlyGly-CTERM protein-sorting domain-containing form, with amino-acid sequence MKARLPHLARISVSVIPLLGAMAHGAVLAEYTFDNNLDPTAGGPANVTPTTMTTTGFNVAYTLTDPPGGTGNPAAAVTMDQTASSFGSDYYQFMLTPGSGYTLDLTSLTFLFNVNGSQAARFELRYDDLSDASGFVVVGMTDAALDTSALTANFDLSGAQFSNLTQGIAFQIHVRDATNSSGNSARIDNVMVNGDVLAVPEPSVALLAVAGGMGFALRRRRG
- a CDS encoding fatty acid desaturase, whose translation is MVPKLLMLTESNPRHSCPAPPVDWKKLVSKYRRPSNQKAVIQIINTIGAYLVSWVMMYFALRISWWLVVPFILLAGSLLVRTFIIFHDCCHGSFLESRRANHVLGFLSGVLTFTPYYHWRWEHTLHHASSGDLDRRGVGDIWTMTLAEYVGSGKRTRFLYRISRNPFVMFAVAPVFLLFIYQRFSGRNAKARERCSVWLMNLAISFIYAVAAWFFGPREFFIILTSVAMIAGGVGVWLFYVQHQFEDVIWERKKGWEFAAAAMQGSSYYKLPGILQWISGNIGFHHIHHLCPQIPNYNLQACHESDAFFSSVPPVTLRESWKTTRLKLWDEKNRRLVGFSAVGRAAAWPVQK
- a CDS encoding ATP-binding protein encodes the protein MPENQQLTFNFFRDLPKANPCPCGYYGDIKRECRCSPRQIENYRQRISGPLLDRIDLHVEVPLVDFKELSSQAPGGEKSSVIRERVVAARDIQLGRFGKSGITSNAAMTPRLVRQHCKLDAESNGYLEHAMEQMSFSARAHDRILKVARTLADLGGAENIRAQDVLEAIQYRALDRKLFS
- a CDS encoding transglutaminase family protein, whose translation is MIFRVSADLNYDLRKPATLLFAIKAGSTRRQRILNEFFYVDPPTEADHFDSSCGMNRFTRICPQVGPLHVRYQADVETKYQSTDPSSIHDSTLKSIPPDAMPFLFPSRYCQSDRFRSHAWDLFGHLPSQYAIAQKVSDWIYHHVDYQPGTTTEQSSAIDTFEQRTGVCRDFAHLGIALCRAMSLPARYVSCYSHLLQPSDFHAIFEVLISGTWYAFDPTRLAPLRGIVRIATGRDGADTSICTMFGNPLLVGIEVICNARDNDFVETPDEFDRDARKAVSLL